One Portunus trituberculatus isolate SZX2019 chromosome 45, ASM1759143v1, whole genome shotgun sequence DNA segment encodes these proteins:
- the LOC123519387 gene encoding proton channel OtopLc-like isoform X5, producing MPAIRHKTSWPSPVMKVIFEDCESEVSGSSALVSPVQSRRRPAHGLPRQHPHSRVRKVSAPPELQPHLGGTQPQHSNAHAHTTPGHGGTNPDHADRSSSSEFILSLPSQTQLSRGFYSSSDSGVPSEYSSCGGHVAEVNRHAPQTSFSPTASVNDLANQHQTHETQDVSFYQSDSDSESLDDVHSPQGHRTSGVVGEMNNQTLNHNHMEPSPLVLPVGSPPPLNRIPTEPIMNTPPSHPVGGHHNQARRHSMVVQLNLQGAATPLTGFTQAPNTTRSVSMVSLTGNPVVSTSMYPNLHNDTQSIYSDVGYSPPGAYHGIQHMDSQASLTGGPHKVESQQALVNPHPEAGCGGMPEAHHGAPQPVEDEEKKSWFIHTLSENLSIIYAVFLVTLGIVIYLADTFNNHDSAMAEAFNVFLIVVQLLWLFYVHVDVRRYVSHISRALEEAKTKQVNKDEQVQLEPTGDGQYQLRINVPEAPRTIPQYYGFTSGRHGGSLYLKIGATVFCLGYLIHTGLNLGQKILYLTEDNEDFENCTCTTDVVMYVLQPVYAFYQLFFIFKYSNLIINRRKVFARFGIMHCIASSLCFWVFTIMQETLQAIFMKSKDKGYNYSGTTDAYTKYSVFSDLDGDDSNENEVDHPVSYAAKKTSAASSWSINYGCENDTHLSSMINATTPYLYPFSIEFNILMVGLWILLWENIGRFERHTHIPSVEVTYEEDNSKSLSSNLIIYVDCHASNRGLFAGLLMTVATVISIILFFIFSASETTRALGATVNGASEVILLSCMLVAGFFAYNSIRLLDMIKHGISAVDDILLFVCLPCIFFYAFFTMVPSITDGNYLSVCVSILQVSQVILQTALMNDGLRRCSNSQALQHKKPGREVITYLVVANVAMWLLQTFEIKSSEGNSVFYDFYGKELWTLLSHLTLPLALFYRFHSSVCLADMWKAAYEPEESH from the exons TGAGAGCGAGGTGAGCGGAAGCAGCGCCCTCGTGTCTCCAGTCCAGAGTCGGCGCCGCCCGGCACACGGACTACCGCGCCAGCACCCGCACAGCCGCGTGAGGAAGGTGAGCGCGCCGCCGGAGTTGCAGCCACACTTAGGTGGCACTCAGCCCCAGCACAGcaacgcccacgcccacaccaccCCGGGCCACGGCGGCACGAATCCCGATCACGCGGACCGGTCCTCCAGCTCGGAATTTATCCTCAGCTTGCCCTCACAGACACAGC TGTCTCGGGGCTTCTACAGCAGTTCGGACTCAGGAGTGCCATCCGAGTACTCGTCTTGCGGAGGCCATGTGGCGGAAGTGAACCGCCACGCCCCGCAGACCAGCTTCTCTCCCACAGCTTCCGTGAACGACCTCGCAAACCAGCACCAGACTCACGAGACTCAAGACGTGTCCTTCTACCAGTCCGACTCCGACAGCGAG AGTCTGGACGACGTGCATTCGCCTCAAGGTCACCGCACGtctggtgttgttggtgagaTGAACAACCAAACGCTGAACCACAACCACATGGAGCCCTCCCCCCTGGTGCTCCCGGTGGGTTCCCCGCCCCCCCTGAACCGCATCCCCACTGAGCCCATCATGAACACGCCGCCCTCCCACCCGGTGGGCGGCCACCACAACCAGGCCCGGCGCCACAGCATGGTGGTGCAGCTCAACCTCCAGGGCGCGGCGACACCCCTCACAGGATTCACGCAGGCACCCAACACAACTCGCTCTGTGTCCATGGTGTCGCTGACCGGCAACCCCGTGGTGTCCACCAGCATGTACCCCAACTTGCACAACGACACGCAGTCCATCTACAGCGACGTGGGCTACAGCCCGCCCGGCGCCTACCACGGCATCCAGCACATGGACTCCCAGGCGTCGCTGACGGGCGGCCCGCACAAGGTGGAGAGCCAGCAGGCGCTGGTTAACCCCCATCCCGAGGCAGGATGCGGCGGTATGCCCGAGGCTCACCACGGGGCGCCACAGCCCGtcgaggatgaagagaagaagtcCTGGTTCATCCACACACTGAGCGAGAACCTGAGCATCATCTATGCGGTCTTCCTGGTCACGCTGGGCATCGTCATCTACCTGGCAGACACCTTCAACAACCATGACTCCGCCATGGCCGAGGCCTTCAACGTGTTCCTGATCGTGGTGCAGTTGCTCTGGCTCTTCTACGTGCATGTGGATGTTCGCCGCTACGTCAGCCACATCTCGCGGGCGCTGGAGGAGGCCAAGACCAAGCAGGTGAACAAGGACGAGCAGGTGCAGCTGGAGCCCACCGGGGACGGCCAGTACCAGCTGCGCATCAATGTGCCCGAGGCGCCGAGGACCATCCCGCAATACTACGGCTTTACCTCGGGCAGGCACGGCGGTTCCCTCTACCTCAAGATCGGTGCTACAG TCTTCTGCCTGGGTTACCTGATCCACACCGGCCTTAACCTGGGCCAGAAGATCCTGTACCTGACGGAAGACAACGAGGACTTCGAGAACTGCACGTGCACGACTGACGTGGTGATGTACGTGCTGCAGCCAGTGTACGCCTTCTACcagctcttcttcatcttcaagtACTCCAAC CTCATCATCAACCGCAGGAAGGTGTTCGCGAGGTTTGGCATCATGCACTGCATCGCCTCCTCGTTGTGCTTCTGGGTGTTCACCATCATGCAAGAGACTCTCCAGGCCATCTTCATGAAGAGCAAGGACAAGGGTTACAACTACAGCGGCACCACCGATGCCTACACCAAGTATTCAGTGTTCAGCGACCTGGACGGCGACGACTCCAACGAAAACGAAGTTGACCATCCGGTGAGCTACGCGGCCAAGAAGACTTCCGCCGCGTCCTCGTGGTCCATCAACTATGGATGTGAGAACGACACCCACTTGTCCAGCATGATCAACGCCACTACGCCTTACCTCTACCCCTTCAGCATTGAGTTCAACATCTTGATGGTGGGCCTGTGGATTCTCCTGTGGGAGAACATCGGCCGCTTCGAGCGCCACACGCACATTCCCTCCGTGGAGGTGACCTACGAGGAGGACAACAGCAAGTCACTCAGCTCAAACCTCATCATCTACGTGGACTGCCACGCCTCCAACCGTGGCCTGTTTGCCGGCCTGCTGATGACCGTGGCCACCGTCATCTCCATcattttgttcttcatcttctcggCGTCCGAGACCACCCGCGCGCTGGGCGCCACCGTTAACGGCGCCAGCGAAGTGATCCTACTGTCCTGCATGCTGGTGGCAGGATTCTTCGCTTACAACTCCATCCGCCTACTGGACATGATCAAGCATGGCATCAGCGCCGTGGATGACATCCTGCTGTTTGTGTGCCTGCCCTGTATCTTCTTCTACGCCTTCTTTACCATGGTGCCCTCCATCACAGACGGCAACTATCTGTCCGTGTGTGTATCCATCCTCCAAGTGTCCCAGGTCATCCTGCAGACGGCACTGATGAACGATGGCTTGCGCCGTTGCTCCAACTCCCAGGCGCTGCAGCACAAGAAGCCTGGCAGAGAGGTGATCACGTACCTGGTGGTGGCCAACGTGGCCATGTGGCTGCTGCAGACATTTGAGATCAAAAGCTCCGAAGGAAACTCTGTATTCTACGACTTTTATGGCAAG gAGCTATGGACGCTGCTGTCCCACCTGACGCTGCCACTCGCGCTCTTCTACCGCTTCCACTCTTCCGTGTGTCTGGCGGACATGTGGAAGGCGGCGTATGAGCCGGAGGAGTCCCACTAG
- the LOC123519387 gene encoding proton channel OtopLc-like isoform X2 translates to MPAIRHKTSWPSPVMKVIFEDCCRSPRIGGDARADTSSWGNSESESEVSGSSALVSPVQSRRRPAHGLPRQHPHSRVRKVSAPPELQPHLGGTQPQHSNAHAHTTPGHGGTNPDHADRSSSSEFILSLPSQTQLSRGFYSSSDSGVPSEYSSCGGHVAEVNRHAPQTSFSPTASVNDLANQHQTHETQDVSFYQSDSDSESLDDVHSPQGHRTSGVVGEMNNQTLNHNHMEPSPLVLPVGSPPPLNRIPTEPIMNTPPSHPVGGHHNQARRHSMVVQLNLQGAATPLTGFTQAPNTTRSVSMVSLTGNPVVSTSMYPNLHNDTQSIYSDVGYSPPGAYHGIQHMDSQASLTGGPHKVESQQALVNPHPEAGCGGMPEAHHGAPQPVEDEEKKSWFIHTLSENLSIIYAVFLVTLGIVIYLADTFNNHDSAMAEAFNVFLIVVQLLWLFYVHVDVRRYVSHISRALEEAKTKQVNKDEQVQLEPTGDGQYQLRINVPEAPRTIPQYYGFTSGRHGGSLYLKIGATVFCLGYLIHTGLNLGQKILYLTEDNEDFENCTCTTDVVMYVLQPVYAFYQLFFIFKYSNLIINRRKVFARFGIMHCIASSLCFWVFTIMQETLQAIFMKSKDKGYNYSGTTDAYTKYSVFSDLDGDDSNENEVDHPVSYAAKKTSAASSWSINYGCENDTHLSSMINATTPYLYPFSIEFNILMVGLWILLWENIGRFERHTHIPSVEVTYEEDNSKSLSSNLIIYVDCHASNRGLFAGLLMTVATVISIILFFIFSASETTRALGATVNGASEVILLSCMLVAGFFAYNSIRLLDMIKHGISAVDDILLFVCLPCIFFYAFFTMVPSITDGNYLSVCVSILQVSQVILQTALMNDGLRRCSNSQALQHKKPGREVITYLVVANVAMWLLQTFEIKSSEGNSVFYDFYGKELWTLLSHLTLPLALFYRFHSSVCLADMWKAAYEPEESH, encoded by the exons TGAGAGCGAGGTGAGCGGAAGCAGCGCCCTCGTGTCTCCAGTCCAGAGTCGGCGCCGCCCGGCACACGGACTACCGCGCCAGCACCCGCACAGCCGCGTGAGGAAGGTGAGCGCGCCGCCGGAGTTGCAGCCACACTTAGGTGGCACTCAGCCCCAGCACAGcaacgcccacgcccacaccaccCCGGGCCACGGCGGCACGAATCCCGATCACGCGGACCGGTCCTCCAGCTCGGAATTTATCCTCAGCTTGCCCTCACAGACACAGC TGTCTCGGGGCTTCTACAGCAGTTCGGACTCAGGAGTGCCATCCGAGTACTCGTCTTGCGGAGGCCATGTGGCGGAAGTGAACCGCCACGCCCCGCAGACCAGCTTCTCTCCCACAGCTTCCGTGAACGACCTCGCAAACCAGCACCAGACTCACGAGACTCAAGACGTGTCCTTCTACCAGTCCGACTCCGACAGCGAG AGTCTGGACGACGTGCATTCGCCTCAAGGTCACCGCACGtctggtgttgttggtgagaTGAACAACCAAACGCTGAACCACAACCACATGGAGCCCTCCCCCCTGGTGCTCCCGGTGGGTTCCCCGCCCCCCCTGAACCGCATCCCCACTGAGCCCATCATGAACACGCCGCCCTCCCACCCGGTGGGCGGCCACCACAACCAGGCCCGGCGCCACAGCATGGTGGTGCAGCTCAACCTCCAGGGCGCGGCGACACCCCTCACAGGATTCACGCAGGCACCCAACACAACTCGCTCTGTGTCCATGGTGTCGCTGACCGGCAACCCCGTGGTGTCCACCAGCATGTACCCCAACTTGCACAACGACACGCAGTCCATCTACAGCGACGTGGGCTACAGCCCGCCCGGCGCCTACCACGGCATCCAGCACATGGACTCCCAGGCGTCGCTGACGGGCGGCCCGCACAAGGTGGAGAGCCAGCAGGCGCTGGTTAACCCCCATCCCGAGGCAGGATGCGGCGGTATGCCCGAGGCTCACCACGGGGCGCCACAGCCCGtcgaggatgaagagaagaagtcCTGGTTCATCCACACACTGAGCGAGAACCTGAGCATCATCTATGCGGTCTTCCTGGTCACGCTGGGCATCGTCATCTACCTGGCAGACACCTTCAACAACCATGACTCCGCCATGGCCGAGGCCTTCAACGTGTTCCTGATCGTGGTGCAGTTGCTCTGGCTCTTCTACGTGCATGTGGATGTTCGCCGCTACGTCAGCCACATCTCGCGGGCGCTGGAGGAGGCCAAGACCAAGCAGGTGAACAAGGACGAGCAGGTGCAGCTGGAGCCCACCGGGGACGGCCAGTACCAGCTGCGCATCAATGTGCCCGAGGCGCCGAGGACCATCCCGCAATACTACGGCTTTACCTCGGGCAGGCACGGCGGTTCCCTCTACCTCAAGATCGGTGCTACAG TCTTCTGCCTGGGTTACCTGATCCACACCGGCCTTAACCTGGGCCAGAAGATCCTGTACCTGACGGAAGACAACGAGGACTTCGAGAACTGCACGTGCACGACTGACGTGGTGATGTACGTGCTGCAGCCAGTGTACGCCTTCTACcagctcttcttcatcttcaagtACTCCAAC CTCATCATCAACCGCAGGAAGGTGTTCGCGAGGTTTGGCATCATGCACTGCATCGCCTCCTCGTTGTGCTTCTGGGTGTTCACCATCATGCAAGAGACTCTCCAGGCCATCTTCATGAAGAGCAAGGACAAGGGTTACAACTACAGCGGCACCACCGATGCCTACACCAAGTATTCAGTGTTCAGCGACCTGGACGGCGACGACTCCAACGAAAACGAAGTTGACCATCCGGTGAGCTACGCGGCCAAGAAGACTTCCGCCGCGTCCTCGTGGTCCATCAACTATGGATGTGAGAACGACACCCACTTGTCCAGCATGATCAACGCCACTACGCCTTACCTCTACCCCTTCAGCATTGAGTTCAACATCTTGATGGTGGGCCTGTGGATTCTCCTGTGGGAGAACATCGGCCGCTTCGAGCGCCACACGCACATTCCCTCCGTGGAGGTGACCTACGAGGAGGACAACAGCAAGTCACTCAGCTCAAACCTCATCATCTACGTGGACTGCCACGCCTCCAACCGTGGCCTGTTTGCCGGCCTGCTGATGACCGTGGCCACCGTCATCTCCATcattttgttcttcatcttctcggCGTCCGAGACCACCCGCGCGCTGGGCGCCACCGTTAACGGCGCCAGCGAAGTGATCCTACTGTCCTGCATGCTGGTGGCAGGATTCTTCGCTTACAACTCCATCCGCCTACTGGACATGATCAAGCATGGCATCAGCGCCGTGGATGACATCCTGCTGTTTGTGTGCCTGCCCTGTATCTTCTTCTACGCCTTCTTTACCATGGTGCCCTCCATCACAGACGGCAACTATCTGTCCGTGTGTGTATCCATCCTCCAAGTGTCCCAGGTCATCCTGCAGACGGCACTGATGAACGATGGCTTGCGCCGTTGCTCCAACTCCCAGGCGCTGCAGCACAAGAAGCCTGGCAGAGAGGTGATCACGTACCTGGTGGTGGCCAACGTGGCCATGTGGCTGCTGCAGACATTTGAGATCAAAAGCTCCGAAGGAAACTCTGTATTCTACGACTTTTATGGCAAG gAGCTATGGACGCTGCTGTCCCACCTGACGCTGCCACTCGCGCTCTTCTACCGCTTCCACTCTTCCGTGTGTCTGGCGGACATGTGGAAGGCGGCGTATGAGCCGGAGGAGTCCCACTAG
- the LOC123519387 gene encoding proton channel OtopLc-like isoform X7: MEQHQQSIPTIEVTPESEVSGSSALVSPVQSRRRPAHGLPRQHPHSRVRKVSAPPELQPHLGGTQPQHSNAHAHTTPGHGGTNPDHADRSSSSEFILSLPSQTQLSRGFYSSSDSGVPSEYSSCGGHVAEVNRHAPQTSFSPTASVNDLANQHQTHETQDVSFYQSDSDSESLDDVHSPQGHRTSGVVGEMNNQTLNHNHMEPSPLVLPVGSPPPLNRIPTEPIMNTPPSHPVGGHHNQARRHSMVVQLNLQGAATPLTGFTQAPNTTRSVSMVSLTGNPVVSTSMYPNLHNDTQSIYSDVGYSPPGAYHGIQHMDSQASLTGGPHKVESQQALVNPHPEAGCGGMPEAHHGAPQPVEDEEKKSWFIHTLSENLSIIYAVFLVTLGIVIYLADTFNNHDSAMAEAFNVFLIVVQLLWLFYVHVDVRRYVSHISRALEEAKTKQVNKDEQVQLEPTGDGQYQLRINVPEAPRTIPQYYGFTSGRHGGSLYLKIGATVFCLGYLIHTGLNLGQKILYLTEDNEDFENCTCTTDVVMYVLQPVYAFYQLFFIFKYSNLIINRRKVFARFGIMHCIASSLCFWVFTIMQETLQAIFMKSKDKGYNYSGTTDAYTKYSVFSDLDGDDSNENEVDHPVSYAAKKTSAASSWSINYGCENDTHLSSMINATTPYLYPFSIEFNILMVGLWILLWENIGRFERHTHIPSVEVTYEEDNSKSLSSNLIIYVDCHASNRGLFAGLLMTVATVISIILFFIFSASETTRALGATVNGASEVILLSCMLVAGFFAYNSIRLLDMIKHGISAVDDILLFVCLPCIFFYAFFTMVPSITDGNYLSVCVSILQVSQVILQTALMNDGLRRCSNSQALQHKKPGREVITYLVVANVAMWLLQTFEIKSSEGNSVFYDFYGKELWTLLSHLTLPLALFYRFHSSVCLADMWKAAYEPEESH, from the exons TGAGAGCGAGGTGAGCGGAAGCAGCGCCCTCGTGTCTCCAGTCCAGAGTCGGCGCCGCCCGGCACACGGACTACCGCGCCAGCACCCGCACAGCCGCGTGAGGAAGGTGAGCGCGCCGCCGGAGTTGCAGCCACACTTAGGTGGCACTCAGCCCCAGCACAGcaacgcccacgcccacaccaccCCGGGCCACGGCGGCACGAATCCCGATCACGCGGACCGGTCCTCCAGCTCGGAATTTATCCTCAGCTTGCCCTCACAGACACAGC TGTCTCGGGGCTTCTACAGCAGTTCGGACTCAGGAGTGCCATCCGAGTACTCGTCTTGCGGAGGCCATGTGGCGGAAGTGAACCGCCACGCCCCGCAGACCAGCTTCTCTCCCACAGCTTCCGTGAACGACCTCGCAAACCAGCACCAGACTCACGAGACTCAAGACGTGTCCTTCTACCAGTCCGACTCCGACAGCGAG AGTCTGGACGACGTGCATTCGCCTCAAGGTCACCGCACGtctggtgttgttggtgagaTGAACAACCAAACGCTGAACCACAACCACATGGAGCCCTCCCCCCTGGTGCTCCCGGTGGGTTCCCCGCCCCCCCTGAACCGCATCCCCACTGAGCCCATCATGAACACGCCGCCCTCCCACCCGGTGGGCGGCCACCACAACCAGGCCCGGCGCCACAGCATGGTGGTGCAGCTCAACCTCCAGGGCGCGGCGACACCCCTCACAGGATTCACGCAGGCACCCAACACAACTCGCTCTGTGTCCATGGTGTCGCTGACCGGCAACCCCGTGGTGTCCACCAGCATGTACCCCAACTTGCACAACGACACGCAGTCCATCTACAGCGACGTGGGCTACAGCCCGCCCGGCGCCTACCACGGCATCCAGCACATGGACTCCCAGGCGTCGCTGACGGGCGGCCCGCACAAGGTGGAGAGCCAGCAGGCGCTGGTTAACCCCCATCCCGAGGCAGGATGCGGCGGTATGCCCGAGGCTCACCACGGGGCGCCACAGCCCGtcgaggatgaagagaagaagtcCTGGTTCATCCACACACTGAGCGAGAACCTGAGCATCATCTATGCGGTCTTCCTGGTCACGCTGGGCATCGTCATCTACCTGGCAGACACCTTCAACAACCATGACTCCGCCATGGCCGAGGCCTTCAACGTGTTCCTGATCGTGGTGCAGTTGCTCTGGCTCTTCTACGTGCATGTGGATGTTCGCCGCTACGTCAGCCACATCTCGCGGGCGCTGGAGGAGGCCAAGACCAAGCAGGTGAACAAGGACGAGCAGGTGCAGCTGGAGCCCACCGGGGACGGCCAGTACCAGCTGCGCATCAATGTGCCCGAGGCGCCGAGGACCATCCCGCAATACTACGGCTTTACCTCGGGCAGGCACGGCGGTTCCCTCTACCTCAAGATCGGTGCTACAG TCTTCTGCCTGGGTTACCTGATCCACACCGGCCTTAACCTGGGCCAGAAGATCCTGTACCTGACGGAAGACAACGAGGACTTCGAGAACTGCACGTGCACGACTGACGTGGTGATGTACGTGCTGCAGCCAGTGTACGCCTTCTACcagctcttcttcatcttcaagtACTCCAAC CTCATCATCAACCGCAGGAAGGTGTTCGCGAGGTTTGGCATCATGCACTGCATCGCCTCCTCGTTGTGCTTCTGGGTGTTCACCATCATGCAAGAGACTCTCCAGGCCATCTTCATGAAGAGCAAGGACAAGGGTTACAACTACAGCGGCACCACCGATGCCTACACCAAGTATTCAGTGTTCAGCGACCTGGACGGCGACGACTCCAACGAAAACGAAGTTGACCATCCGGTGAGCTACGCGGCCAAGAAGACTTCCGCCGCGTCCTCGTGGTCCATCAACTATGGATGTGAGAACGACACCCACTTGTCCAGCATGATCAACGCCACTACGCCTTACCTCTACCCCTTCAGCATTGAGTTCAACATCTTGATGGTGGGCCTGTGGATTCTCCTGTGGGAGAACATCGGCCGCTTCGAGCGCCACACGCACATTCCCTCCGTGGAGGTGACCTACGAGGAGGACAACAGCAAGTCACTCAGCTCAAACCTCATCATCTACGTGGACTGCCACGCCTCCAACCGTGGCCTGTTTGCCGGCCTGCTGATGACCGTGGCCACCGTCATCTCCATcattttgttcttcatcttctcggCGTCCGAGACCACCCGCGCGCTGGGCGCCACCGTTAACGGCGCCAGCGAAGTGATCCTACTGTCCTGCATGCTGGTGGCAGGATTCTTCGCTTACAACTCCATCCGCCTACTGGACATGATCAAGCATGGCATCAGCGCCGTGGATGACATCCTGCTGTTTGTGTGCCTGCCCTGTATCTTCTTCTACGCCTTCTTTACCATGGTGCCCTCCATCACAGACGGCAACTATCTGTCCGTGTGTGTATCCATCCTCCAAGTGTCCCAGGTCATCCTGCAGACGGCACTGATGAACGATGGCTTGCGCCGTTGCTCCAACTCCCAGGCGCTGCAGCACAAGAAGCCTGGCAGAGAGGTGATCACGTACCTGGTGGTGGCCAACGTGGCCATGTGGCTGCTGCAGACATTTGAGATCAAAAGCTCCGAAGGAAACTCTGTATTCTACGACTTTTATGGCAAG gAGCTATGGACGCTGCTGTCCCACCTGACGCTGCCACTCGCGCTCTTCTACCGCTTCCACTCTTCCGTGTGTCTGGCGGACATGTGGAAGGCGGCGTATGAGCCGGAGGAGTCCCACTAG